A genomic segment from Actinomycetota bacterium encodes:
- a CDS encoding energy-coupling factor transporter transmembrane protein EcfT: MSIFLYTPSKSFIHRLDPRTKIFCLALFFTLGLVFNHPLYLLPILFLTLLIAWIGNCLKNIWNLRYIFLILIAFSTLLWPFFIRGPTEIFSFWIINFTLESILYGLAMGIRTAIFLITGVTFLSTTRIEEFTTALIKLKVPYPLAFSISTAFRLLPAFVGAGSTIIQAQTSRGLDVESGSIIVRMKKFIPLLVPILIYAIRNINLQAMALESKCFNLTKDRTFYFQLKLKNKDFVIIFLLFILCIITLYLRILGYGAVLPRL; encoded by the coding sequence GTGAGTATTTTTTTATACACTCCATCTAAAAGTTTTATACATAGATTGGATCCAAGAACCAAAATTTTTTGTTTGGCACTATTTTTTACTCTAGGATTAGTTTTTAACCATCCATTGTACCTTTTGCCAATTCTTTTTTTGACTCTTCTGATAGCTTGGATAGGAAATTGCTTAAAAAACATTTGGAATTTGAGATATATTTTTTTAATTCTAATTGCATTTTCTACGCTTCTTTGGCCATTTTTTATAAGGGGACCTACAGAAATATTTTCATTTTGGATAATTAATTTTACATTAGAGTCAATTCTATACGGACTTGCAATGGGTATTAGAACAGCTATATTTCTAATTACTGGAGTCACCTTTCTTTCTACAACAAGAATTGAAGAATTTACTACTGCTCTAATTAAACTTAAAGTTCCATACCCATTAGCATTTTCTATTTCTACCGCTTTTAGGCTACTACCTGCCTTCGTTGGTGCAGGTTCAACAATAATTCAAGCTCAAACTTCAAGAGGTTTAGATGTTGAGTCTGGAAGTATTATAGTTAGAATGAAAAAGTTCATTCCTCTACTTGTTCCTATATTGATTTATGCAATTAGAAATATAAATTTACAAGCAATGGCTTTAGAATCAAAATGTTTCAATTTGACTAAGGATCGAACTTTTTACTTTCAGTTAAAGTTAAAAAATAAGGATTTTGTGATAATATTTCTTTTATTTATTCTTTGCATCATTACGTTATATTTAAGAATCCTGGGATATGGTGCAGTTCTTCCTCGACTATAA